GCTCAAAAATGCTTGTTGAGCAGCCTGAAAGTAGGTAAAAGATTTGCAGGAACTAGGCGACCAGTTTTTAGCTAAAACTAATAGCTAATTCAAACAAACTTTGTAGAAATACAACTACCGAGGGGCACTCGGAAAGTCAACGCTTGGGGAAAGAACCACCTCTGGCTTAAATACTGCAAGGGATTTAAGTTAAGTGGACTTGATGAACCAAGAATCCTCATGCCTTCAGGCTGAGGAGTGTCAACTATCTAGAGTTGTGCCTTGCCCAAAGTCCTGCGCTGCCTGCACGGCAACCGCGATCGCATTCTTAACGGCAATATCTTTCTGCTCCAACACTACATTTTCGCTGTTAGTGCGCTGTGCGATCGCGCCGCAAACACACGCTGCCGCAAAGTCATATACTCCCGCCATCTTGAACAGCGTGCCACATTCCATTTCATAGTTCAGCACATTCAAACGCCGATACTCTTCTGTGATGCCACGCAGCCAGCGCAATAAATGCGGATTGGCAGAATCAGTTCGCTCCTGACCTTCGTAGAACGTATCCACTGACGCGGTAATCCCGATATAATGCTCAACATTTAATTTTCGGGCTGCATTAACCAAAGCCACTGTCAGGAAAGGGTCAGCTGCAGCTGGATACTCAACAGGTGCAATGTCATTAGCTGCACCCTGCCGACACAAAGCTGCACGAGTAATGACAATACTACCCACTGGCACATGCGCTTGAATTGAGCCACAAGTTCCCACGCGAATGATTTGTCGAATGCCCAGTTGCACCAACTCGTTGACTACAATGCTGAGAGAAGGCGCACCCATGCCGCTAGTTGTAGACAAGAGCGATCGCCCGTTTGGCGAGTTGCCGATATAACTATTCAACCCGCGATGCTCAGACAGTAGGCGCACGTTCTGTAAATACGTCTGTGCAATCAGACGGGCGCGTTCCGGATCGCCGGATAACAAGGCGATCGTAGGAGGATCTGAGCCAAGGTCATCTCGCCCAAAACCAAGGTGATAAAAACGCTTGCCGATCATACGCATCACCTATTTATTTTTGCAATTGGACTGACGAATTTTTTCAGGCGATCGCACCCACACACCGCCATCAATCCCTATGTCCCTGGGGGTAATAGAATAGAACCAAGCCTCTATACTGCCTTCTACGATTAACAGGCATATATTTCGTAGCAAATTCTACAGAATTGGAGCAGCAAAAGTCTGTATCCAGTAAAGGCTTGTTGCATTTATCATAGTTGAAATTTTTTATGAATTCGCCGATCCGCTTCCTCATGTGTCCCCCTGACCACTACGACGTGGACTATGTTATTAATCCCTGGATGGAAGGGAATATTCACAAATCCTCCCGCGATCGCGCCGTCGAGCAGTGGCAACAGCTATTTCATATCCTCAAAGACCACGCTGTTGTAGATTTGGTTCAACCTCAACCAGGTGTGCCTGATATGGTCTTTACTGCCAACGCCGGACTGGTTTTGGGGGATACAGTCGTCCTCAGTCGCTTCTTCCACAAAGAGCGTCAGGGGGAAGAGCCATTCTTCAAACAGTGGTTCGAGGACAAGGGCTATACTGTGCATGAACTCCCCAAAGACCTACCGTTTGAAGGCGCTGGGGATGCCCTGCTGGATCGGGAAGGACGCTGGCTGTGGTCTGGATACGGCTTCCGCTCAGAACTCGACTCTCACCCCTACCTGGCTAAATGGCTTGACATCGAAGTCCTGTCTTTGCGGTTGATGGATGAGCGGTTCTATCACTTGGATACTTGCTTCTGTCCCCTCAGCGGTGGCTATTTGCTTTACTATCCCCCAGCGTTTGATGCCTATTCCAACCGCCTGATTGAAATGCGGGTGCCACCAGAAAAACGGATTGCCATTGCCGAAGTGGACGCGGCAAATTTTGCCTGCAACGCAGTCAATATTGACTCTGTGGTGGTGATGAATAAAGCAAGTGATGAACTCAAAGGACGCTTAGCGGCAGTTGGATTCCAGGTAATTGAAACGCCGTTGACAGAATTTCTGAAAGCCGGTGGAGCCGCCAAGTGCTTAACGTTACGTGTAACAGAGCCAGTGCGGGTAGAAGTTCATGCCAATGTGTCAGTGGAGAGTCGCACGATTCAGATGGAAGGGCATCTGCTTGATTCTGGCTTGCTTAACCGCGCTTTGGATCTAGTCGTGGAAAATAGCGGCAGCTTTAAGGTATTGAATTTCCAGCTAGGAGAGCAACGGCAAAGTACCTCTGCCGCAGAGGTGAAAGTGTCAGCGCCTTCCCATGAAGTAATGGAAGGAATCCTATCCCAATTGATCGATTTGGGTGCAGTGGCGTTGCCGCAAGATGAATGTGATGCCAAATTGGAACCAGTAACGCAAGCTGGAGTGTCTCCAGATAACTTCTATGTCACTACTATTTATCCCACGGAGGTGCGGATTGATGGTCAGTGGATCAAGGTACAAAATCAGCGCATGGATGGTGCGATCGCAGTTACCCGCACTCAATCGGGTCTGGTAGCTCGGTGT
This window of the Chroococcidiopsis sp. CCMEE 29 genome carries:
- a CDS encoding nucleoside phosphorylase; translation: MIGKRFYHLGFGRDDLGSDPPTIALLSGDPERARLIAQTYLQNVRLLSEHRGLNSYIGNSPNGRSLLSTTSGMGAPSLSIVVNELVQLGIRQIIRVGTCGSIQAHVPVGSIVITRAALCRQGAANDIAPVEYPAAADPFLTVALVNAARKLNVEHYIGITASVDTFYEGQERTDSANPHLLRWLRGITEEYRRLNVLNYEMECGTLFKMAGVYDFAAACVCGAIAQRTNSENVVLEQKDIAVKNAIAVAVQAAQDFGQGTTLDS
- a CDS encoding TIGR00300 family protein — encoded protein: MNSPIRFLMCPPDHYDVDYVINPWMEGNIHKSSRDRAVEQWQQLFHILKDHAVVDLVQPQPGVPDMVFTANAGLVLGDTVVLSRFFHKERQGEEPFFKQWFEDKGYTVHELPKDLPFEGAGDALLDREGRWLWSGYGFRSELDSHPYLAKWLDIEVLSLRLMDERFYHLDTCFCPLSGGYLLYYPPAFDAYSNRLIEMRVPPEKRIAIAEVDAANFACNAVNIDSVVVMNKASDELKGRLAAVGFQVIETPLTEFLKAGGAAKCLTLRVTEPVRVEVHANVSVESRTIQMEGHLLDSGLLNRALDLVVENSGSFKVLNFQLGEQRQSTSAAEVKVSAPSHEVMEGILSQLIDLGAVALPQDECDAKLEPVTQAGVSPDNFYVTTIYPTEVRIDGQWIKVQNQRMDGAIAVTRTQSGLVARCKLLRDLEVGEQVVVDVQGIRTVRKTESREQRNTQEFSFMSAGVSSERRVELVVEQVAWELRQIRDQGGKVVVTAGPVVIHTGGGEHLVRLIREGYVQALLGGNAIAVHDIEQNLMGTSLGVDMKRGIAVRGGHRHHLKVINTIRRYGSIAKAVEEGVLKSGVMYECVRNGVPFCLAGSIRDDGPLPDTQMDLIKAQQEYSRLLEGADMILMLSSMLHSIGVGNMTPAGVKMVCVDINPAVVTKLSDRGSVESVGVVTDVGLFLSLLVQQLDKLTSPYRIAQMV